A part of Deinococcus sp. QL22 genomic DNA contains:
- a CDS encoding helix-turn-helix domain-containing protein: MARPARRIDISEDADELLRELETSPYTHPKVRLRASILRLHRQGWSIPQLSRHFGRNHQAIHHDFTRFEERGILGLADECPPGQPSKVTPEMEQFLHEKLREQRFWNAPLLCEGLAQQFGVIIRPRALANHLQRLGYSWKRARYSPAQTLDPAVAETHQASLETLKRGHWTAS; encoded by the coding sequence ATGGCCCGTCCTGCTCGCCGCATTGACATTTCCGAAGACGCTGATGAGCTGCTTCGGGAACTGGAGACCAGTCCCTATACGCACCCGAAGGTTCGCCTGCGGGCCAGCATCCTCCGACTGCACCGACAGGGCTGGAGCATTCCCCAGCTCTCCAGGCATTTTGGCCGAAACCATCAGGCCATCCACCACGATTTCACCCGTTTCGAGGAGCGCGGCATCCTCGGATTGGCCGACGAGTGTCCACCCGGACAACCTTCGAAAGTCACACCCGAGATGGAGCAGTTCCTCCACGAGAAACTGCGAGAGCAGCGCTTCTGGAACGCTCCACTGCTGTGCGAGGGCCTCGCACAGCAGTTCGGGGTAATAATTCGACCTCGTGCGCTGGCCAATCACCTGCAACGCCTGGGGTACAGCTGGAAACGCGCCCGATATTCACCCGCCCAGACACTCGATCCTGCAGTCGCTGAAACACATCAGGCCTCCTTGGAGACCTTAAAAAGGGGGCATTGGACGGCAAGCTGA
- a CDS encoding GIY-YIG nuclease family protein produces the protein MSQFVYVLEDQNTHLIKIGISVDPEFRAKQVGKDFGTATVVAGILNVDDAFKTERFFHAMFADRRVVGEWFELTEQQKTYLLAYFSDKLKRPVAQPRSMKSIVTIEAPPKENLPPNLNLKTTDARHAVEVALATQQKTQLEVAQALGTHASTLSRLLNENRPLGTRSLWPRLLDLLGLEIVIRPKQK, from the coding sequence ATGAGTCAGTTCGTGTACGTGTTAGAGGATCAGAACACGCATTTGATCAAGATCGGAATCTCAGTAGACCCAGAATTCCGCGCCAAACAAGTCGGCAAGGATTTCGGAACTGCCACCGTAGTGGCTGGAATATTGAACGTTGACGACGCGTTCAAAACAGAGCGTTTCTTTCATGCCATGTTTGCCGATCGCCGTGTCGTAGGCGAATGGTTTGAGCTCACCGAGCAGCAAAAGACCTACCTCTTGGCCTACTTTTCAGATAAGCTAAAGCGTCCGGTCGCCCAGCCCCGAAGTATGAAGTCCATCGTGACTATTGAAGCCCCACCAAAAGAAAATCTGCCCCCGAACTTGAATCTCAAAACCACCGATGCCCGGCATGCAGTCGAAGTTGCCCTGGCCACCCAGCAAAAGACCCAACTGGAAGTCGCTCAGGCACTGGGCACCCACGCCTCGACCCTGAGCCGCTTGCTAAACGAGAATCGGCCACTGGGAACCCGCAGCCTGTGGCCTCGGCTGCTTGACCTGCTTGGCCTAGAGATCGTGATTCGACCCAAACAGAAGTGA
- a CDS encoding PAS domain S-box protein has translation MTEALQACVVGVVITDALQGDHRIVYANPAFEHLTGFSQAEVLGRNCRFLQGEDRQQPGLENLRQALAQGHSVTVILRNYRRNGTLFHNELTLSPIRNAEGQVTHYLGFQNDVTEREQAKHHAAELSSMISSTIDRVTDGVTSLNRHGVITYVNASAASMAGKTPADLIGHRLLEVFPTAPTLPLGQAILRAQNAMTPWREEAFLTELQQWIEVTVYPAQDGVSIFTRDVTESHQARVALQRSEQRVSTIFEASPMPVALTRLTDRVFLDANLAFEHLSGYRRDEVIGRPSPELNLWVHDAERLEALQAMADGHSAQRRVVSLRSKSGQIRDCFISFVPIEIAGEPCVISLVQDVTEENRVRRAMEDSEARSRRLAADMQRTLDMSLDLITSFDSQGRFLTVSASSTEILGYTPEELIGRPYLELVHPEDRAMTVSEDEIITEGHPTAAFRNRYLQKDGTVVWLEWAAVVLPGDPTMYCVARDITHRRTAEVQIQELNRSLQHQLRQLTGLRDIDRAISSGLDFSLTLRMIIDHLMQVLSTTYLTCRLKHGPSCSPH, from the coding sequence ATGACCGAGGCCCTTCAGGCCTGTGTCGTCGGTGTCGTCATCACCGACGCCCTTCAGGGCGACCACCGCATCGTGTATGCCAATCCTGCCTTTGAGCACCTGACCGGGTTCAGTCAAGCCGAAGTGCTGGGTCGCAACTGCCGCTTCCTTCAAGGCGAGGATCGGCAGCAGCCTGGTCTGGAGAACCTTCGTCAAGCGCTGGCACAGGGTCATAGCGTCACCGTCATTTTACGCAACTACCGCAGGAACGGCACACTCTTCCACAATGAACTCACGTTGAGCCCCATCCGGAATGCAGAGGGTCAAGTCACCCATTACCTCGGGTTTCAAAACGATGTGACCGAGCGCGAGCAGGCCAAGCACCACGCGGCAGAGCTCTCCTCCATGATCTCTTCCACGATCGATCGGGTCACAGATGGGGTCACCTCCCTGAATCGCCACGGCGTCATCACCTACGTGAATGCCTCGGCCGCCTCCATGGCTGGAAAGACGCCCGCGGACTTGATCGGCCACCGACTCCTGGAGGTGTTCCCCACAGCGCCCACCCTTCCGCTCGGTCAAGCCATCCTGCGCGCCCAGAACGCCATGACCCCGTGGCGAGAAGAAGCATTTTTGACCGAACTGCAACAATGGATCGAGGTCACCGTGTACCCCGCTCAGGACGGCGTCTCCATCTTCACCCGGGACGTCACCGAAAGTCATCAGGCCCGGGTCGCCCTCCAACGAAGTGAGCAGCGCGTCTCCACCATCTTTGAAGCCAGCCCCATGCCCGTGGCCCTGACCCGGCTGACAGATCGGGTCTTTCTCGATGCCAACCTCGCGTTCGAGCACCTCTCGGGGTACCGCCGCGATGAGGTGATTGGTCGTCCATCCCCGGAGCTGAACCTCTGGGTTCATGATGCTGAGCGTCTGGAGGCTCTCCAGGCCATGGCTGATGGTCATTCCGCTCAACGACGGGTGGTGAGCCTCCGCAGCAAATCCGGACAGATTCGCGACTGCTTCATTTCCTTTGTACCGATCGAGATTGCGGGCGAGCCATGCGTCATCAGCCTGGTTCAGGACGTGACTGAGGAGAACCGCGTCCGGCGGGCGATGGAAGACAGCGAGGCCCGTTCCCGCCGATTGGCCGCAGACATGCAGCGTACCTTGGATATGTCTCTGGACCTCATCACGTCCTTTGATTCGCAGGGGCGTTTCCTCACCGTGAGTGCCTCGAGCACCGAGATTCTCGGATATACGCCGGAGGAACTGATTGGCCGACCCTATCTGGAACTCGTCCATCCAGAGGACCGAGCCATGACCGTCAGCGAGGACGAGATCATCACGGAAGGCCATCCCACCGCAGCCTTCCGGAACCGTTATCTCCAGAAAGACGGCACGGTGGTCTGGCTGGAATGGGCCGCAGTCGTCCTTCCGGGAGATCCGACCATGTACTGCGTGGCCCGGGATATCACGCATCGCCGGACGGCCGAAGTGCAGATTCAGGAGTTGAACCGGAGCCTCCAGCACCAGTTGCGTCAACTCACAGGCCTGCGGGACATCGACCGGGCCATCAGTTCGGGACTGGACTTTTCCCTGACGCTCCGGATGATCATCGATCACCTGATGCAGGTGTTAAGTACAACGTATTTAACATGTAGACTTAAGCATGGCCCGTCCTGCTCGCCGCATTGA
- a CDS encoding response regulator, with amino-acid sequence MTRLLRIAVIDDNRSELFLLEEVFKTFAAQVKVTTYSDGKAAFDAMQHSDALCPDVVLLDINMPGMNGFEVLKAMKADAKLKCIPVVVLTTSMDESDVMQAYALFASAYLVKSGHFSDLLKQMKSLVEFWTRTRLMSWPSPSALDILQEVPLSR; translated from the coding sequence ATGACCCGGCTTCTCCGCATTGCCGTCATTGATGACAATCGTTCCGAGCTTTTCCTCTTGGAAGAGGTCTTCAAAACCTTTGCCGCTCAAGTGAAGGTGACCACCTATTCAGATGGAAAAGCAGCTTTTGATGCCATGCAGCACTCTGACGCTCTGTGTCCTGACGTGGTGTTACTGGACATCAACATGCCTGGAATGAATGGATTCGAGGTGTTGAAGGCGATGAAGGCGGATGCCAAACTCAAGTGTATTCCGGTCGTCGTGCTGACGACTTCGATGGATGAGTCAGACGTCATGCAGGCGTACGCACTCTTTGCCAGTGCGTATCTGGTGAAGTCTGGACACTTTTCCGACTTGCTTAAACAGATGAAAAGCTTGGTCGAGTTTTGGACGAGAACCCGCTTGATGAGCTGGCCTTCGCCAAGTGCGTTAGACATCCTGCAAGAAGTGCCGCTGAGCCGTTGA
- a CDS encoding nitronate monooxygenase family protein, whose protein sequence is MQSTQDFLNRFDLQHPVIQAPMAGVSTPHLAAAVSNAGGLGSLGIGASTVTQAREMINQTQALTSRPFNVNVFCHAPAPRDAAREAAWLHHLAPLFTAVGLELPTALSEIYRPFQTDPAAVELLLELHPAVVSFHFGLPSADQLAALRQAGIRTMATATNLQEAQMVEQSGIDAIVAQGMEAGGHRGIFDATLTDEGLSTAVLTRLLVRQTRLPVIAAGGIMDGQGIKAALDLGAAAAQLGTAFILCPESAANAAYRANLKSARAATTRLTAVISGRPARGLVNDLITHGEVNGSPVPAAYPVAYDAAKQLHATAAQRNNHEFAAHWAGQGAPLARELPAADLVWQLLEEWRGEGRLA, encoded by the coding sequence TTGCAGAGCACCCAGGACTTTCTAAATCGCTTCGACCTCCAGCACCCGGTCATCCAGGCGCCGATGGCCGGCGTTTCCACGCCCCATCTGGCGGCCGCTGTGTCCAATGCTGGCGGTCTCGGATCGCTGGGCATCGGGGCCAGTACCGTGACTCAGGCCCGCGAGATGATCAACCAGACGCAGGCTCTGACCTCTCGGCCCTTCAACGTCAACGTCTTTTGCCATGCGCCCGCCCCGCGTGACGCTGCCCGTGAAGCGGCGTGGTTGCATCACCTCGCCCCGCTGTTCACCGCCGTCGGACTGGAGCTTCCCACCGCGCTTAGCGAAATTTACCGGCCCTTTCAAACGGATCCAGCAGCCGTTGAGTTGCTGCTCGAGCTGCACCCGGCAGTGGTGAGCTTTCATTTCGGCTTGCCCTCGGCTGACCAACTGGCGGCGCTTCGTCAGGCGGGTATCCGAACCATGGCGACCGCCACCAACCTGCAAGAAGCCCAGATGGTTGAACAGAGCGGGATCGACGCCATCGTAGCTCAAGGGATGGAGGCTGGAGGCCACCGCGGCATCTTTGATGCCACCCTGACCGACGAAGGCCTGAGCACCGCCGTGTTGACGCGGTTACTGGTGCGGCAGACGCGACTGCCCGTGATCGCGGCGGGCGGCATCATGGACGGCCAGGGCATCAAGGCGGCTTTGGATCTGGGTGCGGCCGCTGCGCAACTCGGGACGGCCTTTATTCTGTGCCCGGAGTCCGCGGCCAACGCGGCCTACCGGGCGAATCTGAAGAGTGCGCGGGCAGCCACCACCCGCCTCACTGCCGTCATCTCGGGACGGCCCGCGCGGGGCCTCGTGAACGACCTGATCACTCACGGTGAAGTAAACGGAAGCCCAGTTCCAGCGGCCTATCCCGTGGCGTATGACGCGGCCAAGCAGCTGCATGCCACTGCGGCTCAGCGAAACAACCATGAGTTCGCTGCGCATTGGGCGGGACAAGGCGCACCCCTGGCGCGTGAGTTGCCCGCAGCCGACCTGGTCTGGCAGCTCTTAGAGGAATGGCGCGGTGAAGGAAGACTGGCCTAA
- a CDS encoding IS1 family transposase, translating to MGLVLECDELCTFVTRQTKTCWIWLAMNRATCQIVGCFVGNRDVVGAFGLWQSLPPPYLDAVCHTDGLSAYKSVVFGALHVIGGTQHIERFNATLRLRVAHLVRKSLSFSRKQEHLELLIWMFIHRYNASLR from the coding sequence GTGGGGCTGGTGCTGGAGTGCGATGAGTTATGCACCTTTGTGACACGGCAGACAAAGACATGCTGGATTTGGCTCGCTATGAACCGTGCCACCTGCCAGATCGTTGGCTGTTTCGTCGGAAACCGAGATGTTGTTGGAGCCTTCGGATTGTGGCAGAGCCTTCCTCCCCCTTATCTCGATGCCGTGTGTCATACCGACGGCCTGAGTGCCTATAAAAGCGTTGTTTTTGGTGCGCTGCACGTCATCGGCGGGACACAACATATCGAACGGTTCAACGCTACCTTGCGGCTCCGAGTCGCCCATTTGGTGCGCAAGAGCCTGTCCTTTAGCCGCAAGCAAGAGCATCTTGAACTCTTGATCTGGATGTTCATTCATCGCTACAACGCGTCATTACGTTGA
- a CDS encoding transposase, which translates to MWTEDEAGPYQAIPHLGSSWQPQGEPARQSHEYIRAGTAKLLTLFHPASGAVRVQGVTSCTNAVLHPWMQQTLTDILASLPEATPLPPAENRAIWERWQEGLSVKWTLRESLPPLRMLLVLDNLSGHKTPKLVHWLMAQGIMPLYTPIAGSGLNMAESIQRILVRRALAGQSPTSPTQLIKWLEATARGWNQHPTPFIWGGKRRARRQRARTQRHPLGGSGAYTLQVIH; encoded by the coding sequence GTGTGGACGGAAGATGAAGCTGGCCCCTATCAGGCCATTCCCCACCTCGGGTCCAGTTGGCAACCGCAAGGCGAACCTGCTCGTCAGTCTCACGAATACATTCGAGCGGGCACTGCCAAGTTGTTGACCCTCTTCCACCCCGCCAGCGGAGCAGTCCGCGTTCAAGGCGTCACGAGCTGCACGAATGCCGTGCTGCATCCTTGGATGCAGCAGACCCTGACCGACATCTTGGCGAGTCTGCCGGAGGCAACACCGTTGCCTCCGGCAGAAAACCGAGCCATTTGGGAGCGTTGGCAGGAAGGACTGAGTGTGAAATGGACGTTGCGAGAGAGTTTGCCCCCCCTGCGGATGTTGCTGGTGTTGGACAATCTGAGTGGACACAAGACGCCGAAACTGGTGCACTGGTTGATGGCACAGGGCATCATGCCGCTCTATACGCCCATCGCAGGCAGTGGGTTGAACATGGCCGAGTCCATTCAACGCATCCTCGTCCGCCGCGCGCTCGCAGGTCAGTCGCCGACGAGTCCGACACAACTCATCAAGTGGTTGGAAGCCACGGCACGAGGATGGAATCAGCACCCGACACCCTTTATCTGGGGAGGCAAGCGACGAGCCCGCCGTCAGCGGGCTCGGACACAACGACATCCTCTGGGTGGTTCTGGTGCCTATACCCTACAGGTCATCCACTGA
- a CDS encoding transposase, whose translation MTLVLDQLSTHSPAALYQPLPAEEARPLTRRFEWVHTPKHASWLNMAELEWSALQRQCLGQRLASKEAVEREIQAWETDRNARAVRVNWQFSTPAAREKLGRHDPA comes from the coding sequence ATCACACTCGTCCTGGATCAGCTGTCGACACACAGCCCAGCGGCGTTATATCAACCTCTTCCGGCAGAGGAAGCCCGGCCATTGACTCGTCGATTTGAGTGGGTACACACGCCAAAACATGCGTCTTGGCTGAACATGGCCGAACTCGAATGGTCGGCCCTGCAACGTCAGTGTCTTGGGCAACGTCTGGCCAGCAAAGAGGCCGTCGAGCGTGAGATACAGGCCTGGGAAACCGACCGCAATGCGCGGGCGGTGCGCGTGAACTGGCAATTCTCAACACCAGCTGCGCGGGAGAAGCTCGGACGGCACGACCCAGCGTGA
- a CDS encoding DNA methyltransferase produces the protein MKKGGKPAALEAVQAFHTRLGTLTVLDPACGSGNFLVVALGLLLDLEHEVRSLGFELGAGPFAMPPQIHPSNFAASRSKPSRTN, from the coding sequence GTGAAGAAAGGGGGCAAGCCCGCGGCGCTCGAAGCCGTGCAAGCCTTCCACACTCGACTAGGCACGCTAACCGTCCTTGATCCGGCCTGTGGCAGTGGGAATTTCCTCGTCGTAGCCCTCGGTCTGCTGCTGGATTTGGAGCATGAAGTTCGCAGCCTAGGCTTTGAGCTGGGGGCCGGGCCGTTTGCCATGCCGCCGCAGATTCACCCCAGCAACTTCGCGGCATCGAGATCGAAACCTTCGCGCACGAACTAG
- a CDS encoding 4-oxalocrotonate tautomerase family protein, whose amino-acid sequence MPYIYIRIPDEHVTPEQKAELVTRSTQMLVDVLGEDPETTMVVIEEVPPEHEGIRGEG is encoded by the coding sequence ATGCCGTACATCTACATCCGCATTCCCGATGAACACGTGACCCCTGAACAGAAGGCCGAGCTGGTGACCCGCAGCACGCAGATGCTCGTAGATGTCTTGGGGGAAGATCCGGAGACCACGATGGTGGTGATTGAAGAGGTGCCCCCTGAGCATGAGGGCATCCGTGGAGAAGGCTGA
- a CDS encoding IS630 family transposase translates to MDGKLTLKYLDQTGLSLMLSVGATWFKRGSGQQFEIPTRWGSSGRINLIGSYSLHTCEEVLEVRELEGTCNGDQVIAYLDTLAGNCRPDQLTVVVLDNAPFHKGAKLKEKTMGWEKQGLYLRYLPPYAPCLNLIEEVWRKLKGLLMPRRCYNSVAELRAALLSGLKILQAKFI, encoded by the coding sequence TTGGACGGCAAGCTGACTCTCAAATATCTCGACCAGACCGGCCTTTCTCTGATGCTCTCGGTGGGGGCGACGTGGTTCAAGCGGGGTTCTGGGCAGCAGTTTGAGATCCCCACCCGGTGGGGATCCTCTGGACGGATCAATCTCATCGGTAGCTATAGCCTTCACACCTGCGAAGAAGTGCTGGAGGTTCGCGAACTGGAAGGCACGTGCAATGGGGATCAGGTCATCGCTTATTTGGACACGCTGGCAGGCAACTGTCGTCCTGACCAGCTGACGGTCGTCGTGTTGGACAACGCTCCCTTTCACAAGGGAGCGAAACTCAAGGAAAAGACGATGGGATGGGAGAAACAGGGCCTGTACCTTCGCTATCTTCCACCCTACGCGCCCTGTCTCAACCTCATTGAGGAGGTCTGGCGCAAGCTCAAGGGCCTCCTCATGCCTCGCCGCTGTTACAACTCGGTCGCTGAACTTCGTGCCGCACTTCTCAGCGGGCTAAAGATACTTCAAGCGAAGTTTATCTAG
- a CDS encoding helix-turn-helix domain-containing protein: MGRQKQWVVKLSDDERQQLTDMTRKGVHSARVMTRARLLLLSEQGLLDQEVAQRQGVNAATVASIRKKDAEGGLQAALYEKERPQQPPKLDPQQTAILIAEVCRAPDGREKWTMQLLADRLVTLGVVDSSSDETVRRTLKKTRRDRGKFKVGVSLR; the protein is encoded by the coding sequence ATGGGACGACAGAAGCAGTGGGTTGTGAAGCTGAGTGACGATGAGCGGCAACAGCTGACGGACATGACGCGCAAAGGCGTGCACAGTGCGCGGGTCATGACCCGCGCACGTCTGCTGTTGCTGAGCGAGCAAGGGCTCCTCGATCAGGAGGTGGCCCAGCGTCAGGGCGTCAATGCTGCGACTGTGGCATCCATTCGCAAGAAGGACGCTGAGGGCGGCCTGCAGGCTGCCCTGTACGAAAAAGAGCGTCCTCAGCAGCCCCCGAAACTGGATCCTCAGCAGACGGCGATCCTGATTGCCGAAGTCTGTCGGGCACCTGATGGTCGGGAGAAGTGGACGATGCAGCTCTTGGCGGATCGTCTGGTGACCTTAGGCGTGGTGGACAGTAGTAGTGACGAGACGGTGCGGCGCACACTGAAAAAAACGCGCAGGGACCGTGGCAAGTTCAAAGTGGGTGTGTCGCTCAGGTAG
- a CDS encoding response regulator yields MTRRLHVFVIDDSVPDLLLAEEVFATFNDKVTVTTYQSGQAALNAMWLSDAVYPDIVLLDINMPKMNGFEVLKAMKTDARLKSIPVVMLTTSLAAQDVTQAYSLFANSYVVKSVDFSQFLRQIESLVEFWTRSRLLNWPTPLSMESTSSIRLKD; encoded by the coding sequence ATGACCCGGCGACTGCATGTATTCGTAATTGATGACAGTGTTCCTGACCTGCTCTTGGCCGAAGAGGTGTTTGCCACCTTCAATGACAAAGTGACGGTGACGACCTATCAGAGCGGTCAGGCCGCTCTGAATGCCATGTGGCTCTCAGATGCCGTCTACCCAGATATCGTGTTGCTCGACATCAACATGCCCAAGATGAACGGTTTCGAAGTGCTGAAGGCCATGAAAACGGATGCCCGATTGAAATCCATTCCGGTGGTGATGTTGACGACCTCCCTTGCGGCCCAGGATGTAACACAGGCGTACTCGTTGTTTGCCAACTCGTATGTAGTGAAATCAGTGGACTTCTCCCAGTTTCTCCGGCAAATCGAGAGCCTTGTCGAGTTCTGGACGAGGAGCCGCTTGCTGAATTGGCCGACGCCTCTCTCCATGGAGAGCACCTCATCCATCAGGCTCAAGGACTGA
- a CDS encoding HD domain-containing phosphohydrolase, translating into MLNAVYLEADAVTVLLLAPDGLTLEYAGTRGFSSALPRRSERVGRGLAGQVALSRRPWHFPAVQQAASLDSEWQRVLQQEGFTSYYATPVLSKGKVLGVIEVLHRASFELSGPWLDSLDLLVSQLAIAVENCNLFEELERQNLALRLAYDETIEGWARALDLRDRETEGHSRRVTERTVELCRALGLASEALVAVRRGALLHDMGKIAIPDAILLKPGPLTDEEWIVMKGHPDTAVELLSPIRFLRPALDIPHYHHEKWDGTGYPRGLQGTEIPLTARAFAVVDVFDALTSDRPYRSAWTRERALEHIQAGAGTHFDPQVVQVFLAMLQQEEEFRD; encoded by the coding sequence ATGTTAAATGCGGTGTACTTAGAGGCAGACGCCGTCACCGTATTGTTGCTGGCTCCGGACGGCCTGACCCTAGAGTATGCAGGAACTCGGGGCTTCTCCTCGGCGCTGCCCCGCCGGAGTGAACGTGTTGGCCGTGGGTTGGCTGGCCAGGTGGCCTTGTCACGTCGCCCCTGGCATTTCCCAGCGGTTCAACAGGCCGCTTCGCTCGATTCCGAATGGCAGCGCGTGTTGCAACAGGAAGGTTTCACGTCGTATTACGCCACCCCTGTTCTCTCGAAGGGGAAGGTTCTAGGCGTGATCGAGGTGTTGCACCGGGCTTCCTTCGAGCTCTCGGGGCCCTGGCTCGACAGCCTGGATCTGTTGGTGAGCCAGCTGGCCATTGCCGTGGAGAACTGCAACCTGTTCGAGGAACTGGAGCGACAGAATCTGGCGCTGCGCCTGGCGTATGACGAGACCATCGAGGGATGGGCACGGGCACTGGATCTTCGGGACAGAGAAACGGAAGGGCACTCCCGGCGGGTGACGGAGCGGACGGTTGAGCTCTGCAGGGCGCTCGGTTTGGCCTCCGAGGCGCTCGTGGCGGTTCGGAGGGGGGCGCTGCTGCATGACATGGGGAAGATCGCGATTCCTGACGCCATCTTGCTGAAACCGGGTCCGCTGACCGATGAGGAATGGATCGTCATGAAAGGGCATCCGGACACGGCAGTGGAGCTGCTGTCGCCGATCCGGTTCCTGCGCCCAGCCTTAGACATTCCGCACTACCACCACGAAAAGTGGGATGGAACGGGTTATCCTCGGGGACTTCAGGGCACGGAGATCCCCCTGACGGCCCGGGCATTCGCGGTGGTGGACGTGTTTGACGCGCTCACGAGTGACCGCCCCTACCGGAGTGCCTGGACTAGGGAGCGGGCCTTGGAGCATATTCAAGCCGGGGCAGGCACGCACTTTGACCCCCAGGTGGTGCAGGTCTTTCTGGCCATGCTTCAGCAAGAGGAGGAGTTTAGGGACTGA
- a CDS encoding helix-turn-helix domain-containing protein: MPRRQKNPLRPLTDQERLELERFSRSHHGAVVVVGRAKVLLGVSAGLPYTQAAQEAGRTSGDGVAHLVARFNQHGLQALATRSGGRPPRTYGSAQRNRILDTARRPPDREQDGTATWSLSTLQRVLRREPGFEQLSTYTILGVLHEAGLTWQRDRTWCETGVAQRQRKSGVVKVTDPNAEAKKS; this comes from the coding sequence ATGCCTCGTCGCCAGAAAAATCCGCTGCGTCCCCTGACGGATCAAGAACGTCTGGAATTGGAGCGATTCAGCCGATCGCATCACGGTGCTGTGGTGGTTGTCGGGCGCGCCAAGGTGTTACTAGGCGTTTCCGCTGGTCTGCCCTATACCCAGGCGGCACAAGAGGCGGGTCGAACCTCAGGGGATGGCGTGGCTCACTTGGTCGCGCGATTCAACCAACACGGTCTCCAGGCACTGGCAACACGTTCAGGTGGACGTCCTCCCCGTACTTACGGTTCCGCTCAGCGGAACCGTATTCTCGACACGGCCCGTCGTCCGCCGGATCGAGAACAGGACGGGACGGCGACGTGGTCGCTCTCGACACTGCAACGGGTCTTGCGCCGTGAGCCGGGCTTTGAGCAGCTCAGTACGTACACGATCCTGGGTGTGTTACACGAGGCTGGCCTCACGTGGCAGCGAGACCGAACGTGGTGCGAGACGGGAGTGGCGCAGCGACAACGCAAGAGTGGCGTGGTGAAGGTGACTGACCCCAATGCTGAGGCGAAAAAAAGCTGA
- a CDS encoding IS1 family transposase, translated as MNGLTCPACDGVYIVKNGHAHTGKQRYLCRVCRHQFTLNHTRTPVSPETVILVDRLLSERLSHRGICRVVGVSRSWFRRHLQSLIKAVPHTIELESPVTKKV; from the coding sequence ATGAACGGTCTGACGTGTCCAGCGTGTGATGGCGTCTACATCGTCAAAAACGGTCATGCCCACACCGGCAAACAGCGATACCTCTGCCGGGTCTGCCGGCATCAGTTCACCCTAAACCACACCCGAACTCCGGTTTCCCCCGAAACGGTCATCTTGGTCGACCGCTTGCTGTCCGAACGCCTGTCTCATCGCGGCATTTGCCGCGTCGTTGGGGTCAGTCGGAGCTGGTTCCGCCGCCACCTTCAATCTTTGATCAAGGCCGTGCCACACACCATCGAGCTCGAATCACCTGTCACAAAAAAAGTGTAA
- a CDS encoding WGxxGxxG family protein, producing the protein MKSETKTVLLALSLLLAPGVAQAQDTTDTTNTTATANQNDDNNDGFDWGWLGLLGLAGLAGLRRQPEQERVVTSTTPR; encoded by the coding sequence ATGAAATCTGAAACGAAGACTGTTCTATTGGCGCTCTCTCTGCTGCTGGCCCCTGGCGTGGCCCAGGCTCAGGACACCACCGATACCACCAACACCACCGCGACGGCCAACCAGAACGATGACAACAACGACGGATTTGACTGGGGCTGGCTCGGTCTTCTGGGCCTGGCGGGTCTGGCGGGCTTGCGCCGTCAGCCGGAGCAGGAACGCGTCGTCACCTCCACCACCCCGCGTTAA
- a CDS encoding helix-turn-helix transcriptional regulator yields MFTWKLQTTLDTRNITRYALQKESGVPMNTVRAMYDGQTTRVDFSVLDRVLEALCTMTGEELQLSDVLEWRR; encoded by the coding sequence ATGTTCACTTGGAAGCTGCAAACCACCCTTGACACCCGCAACATCACGCGCTACGCGCTTCAAAAAGAGTCAGGCGTGCCAATGAATACCGTTCGGGCGATGTACGACGGTCAGACCACGCGGGTGGATTTCAGTGTGTTAGATCGGGTACTCGAAGCCTTGTGCACGATGACGGGCGAAGAACTCCAGCTGTCAGATGTTTTGGAATGGCGCAGATGA